The Pseudomonas asiatica genome has a segment encoding these proteins:
- a CDS encoding HEAT repeat domain-containing protein, with amino-acid sequence MTERTTDNPDILALLPRLGAADAGVRRIALIELADLEDPDGLPWLTDALLVDAADEVRAEAARLLEAWEEPEVVQALCAALADAAEPVRLAAAQSLSELKSLETGQLILPWVKHADAFVRASALRALRELRLEDAAEPALLALADGDAAVRREAVGILGWLKHQPALPALAKLAADEPDTEVRRAAIGALGLARDSAVVPALVAALADKAWQVREEAATTLGKVGLAPAGPALVNALADDFWQVRLRAARSLGRLRHVAALDALGELLGHGIANLRKEAALALGELGQARALPVLQAAEADSDPEVRKAVRIAMAQLRGAS; translated from the coding sequence GCATCGCCCTGATCGAACTGGCCGACCTGGAAGACCCGGATGGCTTGCCATGGCTAACCGATGCACTGCTGGTGGATGCCGCCGACGAGGTGCGTGCCGAGGCCGCGCGCCTGCTCGAGGCCTGGGAAGAACCCGAAGTTGTGCAGGCCCTGTGCGCTGCGCTGGCCGATGCTGCCGAGCCGGTACGGCTGGCTGCCGCCCAGAGCCTCAGCGAACTCAAGAGCCTTGAAACCGGTCAGCTGATCCTGCCATGGGTCAAGCATGCCGATGCCTTCGTCCGTGCCAGCGCCCTGCGTGCCTTGCGCGAGCTGCGCCTGGAGGATGCTGCAGAGCCTGCACTGCTGGCCCTGGCCGATGGCGACGCCGCGGTCCGGCGTGAGGCAGTGGGTATTCTTGGCTGGCTCAAGCACCAGCCGGCATTGCCAGCATTGGCAAAGCTTGCCGCAGACGAGCCGGACACCGAGGTGCGCCGCGCGGCCATTGGTGCGCTGGGCCTCGCCCGCGACAGCGCGGTGGTGCCAGCATTGGTGGCTGCATTGGCTGACAAGGCCTGGCAAGTGCGCGAAGAAGCCGCCACCACGCTAGGCAAGGTGGGCCTGGCCCCAGCAGGCCCGGCACTGGTAAATGCCCTTGCCGATGACTTCTGGCAAGTCCGTCTGCGTGCGGCGCGGTCCCTGGGGCGGCTGCGTCATGTTGCGGCCCTGGACGCGCTTGGCGAGTTGCTCGGCCACGGCATTGCCAACCTGCGCAAGGAGGCGGCTCTGGCCCTGGGTGAGCTGGGCCAGGCGCGTGCCTTGCCGGTGCTGCAGGCCGCCGAGGCCGATAGCGACCCCGAGGTGCGCAAGGCTGTGCGGATCGCCATGGCGCAACTGCGCGGGGCCTCCTGA
- a CDS encoding DUF971 domain-containing protein: MNAPQAIRNMRGPGQLVLQWQDGEHSLSHARLRGACPCSQCRAARLQGSISLVRDDVRVVQIEPQGYGVQLVFSDGHERGIYPWAYLRDLSAR, translated from the coding sequence ATGAACGCCCCGCAAGCTATTCGCAACATGCGCGGGCCCGGGCAACTGGTGCTGCAATGGCAAGACGGCGAACACAGCCTCAGCCATGCCCGCCTGCGCGGTGCTTGCCCCTGTTCACAATGCCGAGCGGCACGGCTGCAGGGGAGCATCAGCCTGGTTCGCGATGACGTGCGCGTGGTGCAAATCGAGCCGCAAGGATATGGCGTGCAGCTGGTGTTCAGCGATGGGCATGAGCGGGGTATCTACCCTTGGGCTTACCTGCGTGACCTCAGTGCCCGGTGA